A region of Rhodamnia argentea isolate NSW1041297 chromosome 9, ASM2092103v1, whole genome shotgun sequence DNA encodes the following proteins:
- the LOC115755558 gene encoding uric acid degradation bifunctional protein TTL isoform X2 produces the protein MELAFDEKDFLACCGSTRFATEMAKASPFPSFQAAVPAARDIWFNKVDVNGWLEAFSAHPQIGETKSVASGKSDTSAQWSKGEQSTALATATGSSLQELSDWNVRYKQKFGFIFIICASGRTSPEILAELKKRYSNRPIEEFQIAAEEQMKVTELRLAKLFSAREHMASTGDQGPAGLGKKAEDRVSIIGGHLTAISEVSSNKMPQRTARSRPPITTHVLDVSQGCPASGMDVRLEMWRGNQPRPLFGEAEVGGWILQGVSSTDKDGRSGQLMDIVNEITPGLYRISFNTSKYCPSGFFPYVSIVFEIRETQKQDHFHVPLLFSPFSFTTYRGS, from the exons ATGGAGCTGGCTTTCGACGAGAAGGACTTCTTAGCTTGCTGCGGAAGCACCAGGTTCGCCACTGAAATGGCGAAAGCTTCCCCCTTCCCCTCTTTCCAAGCTGCCGTTCCCGCCGCCAGAGACATCTGGTTCAACAAA GTTGACGTGAACGGTTGGCTCGAAGCTTTCTCGGCCCACCCGCAGATCGGAGAGACCAAATCGGTGGCTTCTGGGAAAAGTGACACCAGTGCTCA GTGGAGTAAAGGAGAGCAATCTACAGCTTTGGCAACTGCCACTGGTTCTAGCTTACAG GAATTATCTGACTGGAATGTACGATATAAGCAGAAGtttggatttatttttattatttgtgcTTCTGGAAGGACAAGTCCCGAAATACTTGCAGAGCTGAAG aaACGCTACTCTAATAGGCCCATAGAGGAGTTTCAGATTGCAGCTGAAGAGCAGATGAAAGTAACTGAATTACGTCTTGCAAAGCTCTTTTCAGCCAGAGAACACATGGCTTCAACTGGTGATCAGGGTCCTGCAGGACTAGGAAAGAAAGCTGAAG ATCGCGTGAGCATTATTGGAGGACATCTCACGGCTATTTCAGAAGTTTCTTCCAACAAAATGCCACAAAGGACAGCTCGATCTCGTCCACCGATAACAACGCATGTCTTGGATGTCTCTCAAGGATGCCCAGCCTCAGGCATGGATGTCCGCTTAGAGATGTGGAGGGGCAACCAACCCCGCCCGTTGTTTGGCGAAGCAGAAGTTGGTGGTTGGATACTTCAAGGGGTCTCAAGTACAGATAAAGATGGCCGAAGCGGTCAGCTGATGGACATCGTCAATGAGATCACTCCAGGACTATACAGGATCAGTTTCAACACGAGTAAGTACTGCCCCAGCGGGTTCTTCCCTTATGTTTCTATCGTTTTCGAAATCAGAGAGACACAGAAGCAGGATCATTTTCATGTTCCTCTTCTATTTTCTCCATTCTCATTCACCACCTACCGAGGCAGCTGA
- the LOC115755558 gene encoding uric acid degradation bifunctional protein TTL isoform X1 has translation MELAFDEKDFLACCGSTRFATEMAKASPFPSFQAAVPAARDIWFNKVDVNGWLEAFSAHPQIGETKSVASGKSDTSAQWSKGEQSTALATATGSSLQELSDWNVRYKQKFGFIFIICASGRTSPEILAELKKRYSNRPIEEFQIAAEEQMKVTELRLAKLFSAREHMASTGDQGPAGLGKKAEEDRVSIIGGHLTAISEVSSNKMPQRTARSRPPITTHVLDVSQGCPASGMDVRLEMWRGNQPRPLFGEAEVGGWILQGVSSTDKDGRSGQLMDIVNEITPGLYRISFNTSKYCPSGFFPYVSIVFEIRETQKQDHFHVPLLFSPFSFTTYRGS, from the exons ATGGAGCTGGCTTTCGACGAGAAGGACTTCTTAGCTTGCTGCGGAAGCACCAGGTTCGCCACTGAAATGGCGAAAGCTTCCCCCTTCCCCTCTTTCCAAGCTGCCGTTCCCGCCGCCAGAGACATCTGGTTCAACAAA GTTGACGTGAACGGTTGGCTCGAAGCTTTCTCGGCCCACCCGCAGATCGGAGAGACCAAATCGGTGGCTTCTGGGAAAAGTGACACCAGTGCTCA GTGGAGTAAAGGAGAGCAATCTACAGCTTTGGCAACTGCCACTGGTTCTAGCTTACAG GAATTATCTGACTGGAATGTACGATATAAGCAGAAGtttggatttatttttattatttgtgcTTCTGGAAGGACAAGTCCCGAAATACTTGCAGAGCTGAAG aaACGCTACTCTAATAGGCCCATAGAGGAGTTTCAGATTGCAGCTGAAGAGCAGATGAAAGTAACTGAATTACGTCTTGCAAAGCTCTTTTCAGCCAGAGAACACATGGCTTCAACTGGTGATCAGGGTCCTGCAGGACTAGGAAAGAAAGCTGAAG AAGATCGCGTGAGCATTATTGGAGGACATCTCACGGCTATTTCAGAAGTTTCTTCCAACAAAATGCCACAAAGGACAGCTCGATCTCGTCCACCGATAACAACGCATGTCTTGGATGTCTCTCAAGGATGCCCAGCCTCAGGCATGGATGTCCGCTTAGAGATGTGGAGGGGCAACCAACCCCGCCCGTTGTTTGGCGAAGCAGAAGTTGGTGGTTGGATACTTCAAGGGGTCTCAAGTACAGATAAAGATGGCCGAAGCGGTCAGCTGATGGACATCGTCAATGAGATCACTCCAGGACTATACAGGATCAGTTTCAACACGAGTAAGTACTGCCCCAGCGGGTTCTTCCCTTATGTTTCTATCGTTTTCGAAATCAGAGAGACACAGAAGCAGGATCATTTTCATGTTCCTCTTCTATTTTCTCCATTCTCATTCACCACCTACCGAGGCAGCTGA
- the LOC115755560 gene encoding multifunctional methyltransferase subunit TRM112 homolog A-like, whose translation MRLLTHNMLSSNIKGVTNGFPLGIVVEKVIEKPVEMNPDFLKNMFAKIEWKALVDASRSMGYAELPDQVDSSMLDSVEFLQRFHHALLELHLEEGALVCPETGRKFPVNKGIPNMLLHEDEV comes from the coding sequence ATGAGGCTCTTAACCCACAACATGCTTTCGTCAAACATTAAGGGAGTAACCAATGGCTTCCCGCTTGGCATTGTGGTAGAGAAAGTAATTGAGAAGCCAGTGGAGATGAATCCTGACTTCCTCAAGAATATGTTCGCCAAGATTGAGTGGAAAGCTCTCGTGGATGCATCTCGGTCCATGGGCTACGCCGAGCTTCCTGACCAGGTGGATTCCTCAATGCTCGATTCTGTCGAATTTCTGCAGAGGTTTCATCATGCCCTTTTAGAGCTCCACCTTGAAGAAGGCGCATTGGTTTGCCCAGAGACTGGGAGGAAGTTTCCTGTCAACAAGGGAATACCCAACATGCTCCTCCATGAAGATGAGGTCTGA
- the LOC115755559 gene encoding LOW QUALITY PROTEIN: heavy metal-associated isoprenylated plant protein 4 (The sequence of the model RefSeq protein was modified relative to this genomic sequence to represent the inferred CDS: deleted 1 base in 1 codon), with the protein MINWRKPHLQKPFLFSMAGKEEKKVVEKKVDLITAVYKVNLHCPECAGEIKRPLLRTQGVHQVEVNVESNEVKVKGTIDPLGIHKRIERLSKRKVELISPKIKIKEVEIEKKVVKQPPKELPVRTHNLKVYMHCDQCERDLRTKLIAHRGIYSVKTDIKAQTLTVQGTIEPEKLLSYIQRKVHKRAEIIPPKPEKKVEKEEEKKVERKEEEKKVTVEKEKVKIVETKDKETVELKEEKKVVEVKTKEGNPYFIHYVHAPQLFSDENPNACSVM; encoded by the exons ATGATCAATTGGCGGAAGCCTCACTTGCAAAAACCCTTTCTCTTCAGC atgGCGGggaaagaggagaagaaggtCGTGGAGAAGAAAGTCGACTTGATCACCGCTGTATACAAAGTTAACCTACATTGCCCAGAATGTGCGGGTGAGATCAAGAGGCCTCTTCTCAGGACACAAG GTGTTCACCAAGTGGAAGTAAACGTTGAGAGCAACGAAGTGAAGGTGAAAGGGACAATCGATCCACTGGGAATCCATAAGAGAATAGAGAGACTCAGCAAGAGAAAGGTGGAGTTGATATCGCCCAAGATCAAGATCAAGGAAGTCGAAATCGAGAAGAAAGTCGTCAAG CAGCCCCCAAAAGAA CTACCCGTGCGAACACACAATTTGAAGGTCTACATGCACTGCGACCAATGTGAACGCGACCTGCGGACTAAGCTTATAGCACATCGAG GTATCTACAGCGTCAAGACCGacataaaagctcaaaccctcaCAGTCCAAGGAACGATCGAGCCAGAGAAGCTTCTGTCGTACATACAGAGGAAGGTGCACAAACGGGCGGAGATCATACCCCCAAAACCCGAGAAGAAggtggagaaggaggaggagaagaaggtggagaggaaggaggaggagaagaaggtgaCGGTAGAGAAAGAGAAGGTGAAGATTGTAGAGACAAAGGACAAAGAGACCGTGGAgctcaaagaagagaagaaggttGTGGAGGTGAAGACCAAGGAGGGAAATCCATACTTCATTCACTACGTCCATGCTCCACAACTCTTCAGTGACGAAAACCCAAATGCTTGCTCTGTCATGTAA